The segment TCAGCAGGGTGTAGCCGTCCTTGGCGGACTTGGCCGCGGCCTGGGTGCCGATATTGCCGCCGGCGCCCACACGGTTCTCCACCACCACGGTGCCGCCCAGCACCTCGCCCAGGCGCTGGCCCACGATGCGGGCCACGATGTCATTCGTGCCGCCGGCGTTCTGCGGCACGATCAGGGTGATGGGCTTGGCCGGGTAGTCGGCCTGGGCCTGGGCGCCGAAGGCCAGGCTGGTGGCCAGGGCGGCCAGGGTGGCGCGCAGCAGCGGGCGTCGTTGCATGGGGTCTGTCTCCGTCTGTTGTTGTGGACTGGTGAGATCTTGGGCGCGGCTCCGGCCTGCAACAATCGGCTTTTTTGGGAGCGAGCCTTCCGGGATCCGGAAGGCTCACGCACGCCATGCACCTGAGTCTTGCCGATCTGCGTCTGGTGGACGCCGTGGCCGAGCTGGCCAATCTGACCCGCGCCGCCGAGCGGGTGCATCTCTCGCTCACCGCGGCCAGCACGCGCATGCGCGCCATCGAGGCCCAGGCCGGCCTGCCTTTGCTGGAGCGCCAGGCCCGGGGCGTGAAGCTCACGCCGGCCGGCGAGGCCTTTGCCCACCATGCGCGTCAGATGCTGCGTCAGGCGGAAGCCTTGAAGAGCGAGCTGCAGGAGTACGGCGGCGGTCTGCAGGGCCTGGTGCGGGTGTTTGCCAACACCACGGCGGTGACGGAGTTCCTGCCCGAGATCCTGGCCGGCTTTCTGGCTGCGCATCCGCGCGTGAGCGTGGGCCTGCGCGAGCATGCCAACCAGGAGATCGCGCGCGGCGTGCGCGAGGGCCGGGCCGATCTGGGCATTGCCGCGGGCACGCTGGACACCCAGGGCCTGCAGGCCTTCCATTTCGCCACCGACCGCCTGGTGCTGGTCTGCGCGCGCCGCCACCGCCTGGCGCGCCGCGCCCGCGCCACCCTGGCCGAGGTGCTGGAGCGCGAGCCCCTGGTGGGCCTGCAGGAGGGCAGCACCATCGAGCGCTTCCTGAGCCGCGTGGTGCAGGACCTGGGCCTGCCCGCGCCGCGCCTGCGGGTGCAGGTGAGCAGCTTCGACGCCATGTGCCGCATGGTGGAGGCCGGCGTGGGCCTGGGCATCGCGCCGGAGTCGGCCGCGCTGCGCCATCAAAGCGCGGGCATGGCTATTGCGCTGGTGCCCCTGGCCGACGACTGGGCGCGGCGCGAGCGCTATCTGCTCACCCGTGCCGGCCAGCGCCTGCCCAGCTATGCGCAGGAGCTGATCGAGCGCATCTGCGCTCACCACGGCACGGTCTGGACGCCTACCAGCTGAAGGGGTGGACCTTGTAGAAGGACGCCAGCTCCCGGTACAGCGCCGGATGGGCGGCGGCCAGCTGCAGGGGCTGCTCGAAGAAGACCTCGCTGGCCACGGCAAAGAACTCAGCGGGCTCGGTGGCGCCGTAGTCGCTGAGCAGGCCGGGCTCGCCGCGTGCCGCGCGCGCCTGCAGGGCCTGGAACTCGGCCTGCATCACGGCCGACCAGCGCCGGCGTGCCTGGGCATCGTGCTGGGGCGGGGCGCCGTCGGCATGACCCTTGATCTGGTCCAGCTGATGGGCGAACTCGTGGATCACCACATTGCGGCCGTCGCCGGGATCGGCCGCGCCTTCCAGCACATCCTGCCAGGACAGCACGACCTGACCCTGGCTCCAGGACTCGCCCGAGAGCAGGCGGCGCTCCTCGCGCTGCACGCCCCCCGCGCCCTGGGCCAGGCGGTCCACGACAAAGGCGCCGGGATAGAGCAGCACCTGGCGCAGGCGCGGGTAGAAGCCGCGCGCATCGCCCAAGAGGGGCAGGCAGGCCTGGGCCGCGATGGTGACGCGCATCTCGTCGCTCACCTGCAGGCCGGCGCAGCCGATGATGGGCTTCTCGGCCAGGAAGATCAGCATCAGCTGCTTGAGGCGCAGCTGCAGATCGGCGGGCAGGCGCGCCACCAGGGGCACGCGGCGGCGCAGCATGGTGCGCCAGGCCTGGGGAAAGGGCTGGCGCGCCAGGCGCGCACGCCGGCGTTCGCGCAGCAGGGGCAGGGCCAGCAGGCCGGCAATCAACGCCAGCGCCAGGCCACAGACGATGAGCAGGGCCATGGCGCTTGCGTCGTTGGGGTTTTCCGCAGATGGGCCGGGGCCGCGGGATTTCAAGTCTGCGTATACCCTCGGGTGCATGGAGAACACGCCGCCGCCCCTGCGCGCCTGGCAGGTCATCAGCGGCGGCATTGCCGGCCTGGTGCTGACCATCGGCCTGGCCCGCTTTGCCTACACGCCCCTTTTGCCCCTGATGCAGGCCCAGGCCGGGCTCAGCGATCTGGCGGCCGGGGCGCTGGCCGCCACCAACTACCTGGGCTATATGAGCGGCGCCCTGCTGGCGGCCTGGCTGGAGGATCCGGTCTGGCGCCACCGCCTCTATGGCTGGGGCCTGCTGCTGGCCCTGGCGAGCACGGCCCTGATGGCGGCCAGCAGCGAGGTCTGGCTCTGGGCACTTTCGCGCTATCTGGGCGGGCTGACGGGGGCGGCCGGCATGCTGCTGGGCTCGGGCCTGGTGCTGGGCTGGCTGATGCGTGCCGGGCGCCGGCCCGAGCTGGGTCTGCACTTCATGGGCCTGGGCCTGGGCGTGGCGGTCTCGGCCCTGGGCGCCATGCTGATGACGCGGCTGCAGCTCCCCTGGTCCGGCCAGTGGCTGGGCTTTGCCCTGCTGGGCCTGCCCCTGCTGGCCCTGGCCTGGCGCTGGCGGCCGCCGGTGCCGCCGCCGGCCGCCGCGGCCCAGGCCACGCCCGGGCCGGGCCGGCGCTGGCTGGGCCTGATGGCGGCCATGTACTTCTGCGCCGGCTGGGGCTTTGTGATCAGCGCCACCTTCACCGTGGCCATCGTGGAGCGCCAGCCCCAGCTGGCCGGGCAGGGGCCCTGGGCCTGGCTGCTGGTGGGCCTGGCGGCCACGCCGGCGGTCTTTCTCTGGGACCGGGTGGCGCGCCTCATCGGGGACCTGAATGCCTTGCTGCTGGCCTTCGGCCTGCAGCTGGTCTCGGTGCTGCTGCCGGCGCTCTCGGGCAGCCTGGCCGCGGCCCTGGCCGGAGCTCTGCTTTATGGCGCCACCTTCATCGGCCTGGTCAGCCTGACCCTGGCCCTGGTGGGGCGACGTTCGCCGGGCAATCCGGGCAAGGCCATGGCCCGGCTCACGCTCAGCTATGGCGTGGCCCAGGTCAGCGCGCCGGCCCTGGCCGGCGGCATGGCCCAGGCCAGTGGCAGCTACCAGGCGGCGCTGTGGCTCACGGCCGCGGTGCTCGCCCTGGGCATGGTGCTGCTGGCCCTGCTGCGGCGGGAGGAGCGGCGCGCCGCGCCCTAGTGCTCAGCGGCGCTTGTCGGCCTCTTCCTGCTCCACGCTTTGCAGGGTGCGCCAGTCGGTGCAGACGAAATAGCCCGACTCCAGGATGATGTCGCGCAGCGAGCCGTCGCCGCGCACGATGCGGCCATCCTGGCAGACCAGGGTGCCGCGCTGGGCCTTGGCCTCGGCCAGATGCTTGCCCACCGAAACGCTGTCGCGGATGAGGTGGAGGCTCATCAGCAGGCCCACGATCACCACGGCGCCCAGGCTCACGCCACCGAAGACCTGGAGGAATTCGCCCATGGCCGAGCTGGGCTGCACCACGACCACGGGGGCGGCGCGCGCAGGCGCGGCAGGTGTGCGGGCCGGGTCACGCGCCGAGGGACGGGCGGATTCGCGACCCGGTTCGGGGCGGCGCTGGGCGCCGGACTTCAGAGCGGCGCGGTTGATGCCGCCGCCGGAGCGGGGTGGGGCTTGGTTCATGGTGGTGTTCTCTACCCGAGGGGAGGGCGACACCCGGCGCGGCCTGCTTAAGCCGCCGTGCCCGGCCGGCCCGGATTCAGTGACAAAAGTCGCTGATTCGGCCGAGGCGCGGCGTGCTCGCAACCTTTGCTTGCAATTTGCGCGGCGGGCTCGGGGCCTTGCGGTCGGCGCCGGATGAGCCGGCGCCGTTCAGGATTGAGCGCCGCGCATGGGGGTAGTGAGAGCCCCGGCCGGCGTGATAGCGTGCAGCACAAACACACAGAGCGCCGGCGGGTCCACCCCATCCGTCCCGTCCCGGCCCCGGAGGACCTCATGAGCCAGACCCCATTGCAGAACCCATCTTCCCCCCGGCCCCTGGCCCGGCGCGCCCGCCGCTTCACCGCCACCACCCTGTGCGTGGCCCTGATCGCGCCGCCGGCCTGGGCCGAGGAGCAGACCCTGGAGCTGCGCTCCAACGGGGAGTACGTGTCGCAGAAGCTGCCGGCCGGCACCCGCGATGTGGAGCTGGACCGCCAGCTGGGCGGTGTCTGCCGCTTCAACCGCAGCTGGGGTTATGACCTCAGCAATATGGAACTCTGGGTGAACGGCGGCTGCAGCGCGCGCTTCCGGGTCAGCGGCGAGTTCCGCGAGGAGGAGCAGAGCTCGTCCTCCTCCAATGCCGGCGTAGCGGTGGCTGCCGTGGCTGCCATCGCCGGCCTGGCCCTGCTGGCCTCCAGTCGGCGCGACAAGGACCGCAACGACAGCAACGACAACAACAACGGCGACTGGAATGGCGGCGGCGGCGGCTATGCGCGCCAGATCCGCGGGGCCGGCGGCATGTGCCTGGACATCGCCGGTCGGGTGCGCGAGGGTGCGCCGGCCATCCTCTACGGCTGCAACAACGGCGAGAACCAGCGCTTCGAATGGGGCCGCGGCGGCGAACTGCGCGTGGGCGGCATGTGCCTGGACGTCTCGGGCGGTGACCGCAGCAATGGCGCCAAGGTCATTGCCTTCCGCTGCAATGGCGACGAGAACCAGCGCTGGCGTGCGCGGGGCAACCAGATCCGCTCCAGCATGAATGGCAAATGCCTGGACGTGCGCGATGGCCGCATCCGCCCGGGCCAGCCGGTGCAGCTCTGGGACTGCCACGGGGGCGAGAACCAGCGCTGGTGGTGGTGAGCACCGAGCAAGCAGGGAGGCGTCTCGCATGAGCAAGCAGCACATCAAGCGCAAGTCCGGCCTGGTGGCCCTGGCCCTGCTGAGCGGCTGGGCCGCCCAGTCGGTGCAGGCCGCCGAGCCCCCCAAGTCCATCAGCCTGGAGGCCTATCACCGCGACGTGCTGCGCTCCTGGCATGCGCTGGACCTCAATGGCGATGGCTACATCACCCGGCAGGAGCTGCGCGCCCTGCCGCGCCAGGCCCAGGGCATGCTGGGCTCGCTGCGTCGGGCCGACACCGATGGCGACGGCCGACTGTCCTTCAAGGAGGTGGTGGCGGCGCGCATGGCGGCTTTCGAGGCGGCCGACACGGACGGCAATGACGAGCTGAGCCCGGCGGAGATCGAGGCCTACGAGGCTAGGCTGCGCGCCGAGCGAGCGGCTCAGAAGTCCCAGAAATCAAACAAGGCCGAGAAGGTCGACAAGGCCAGCCCCCGGCCCTGATGGCCTGGGCTCAGCCGCTGCGGCGCAGGCGCTTGCGCTCGGCTGCCTGCGCCAGGCGCTGCTGCTCGGCGATCTCGGCGCGCGCTTGCCACTGGGCGAACTCGGGCGGCGTCTCCAGGGTGATGCGGCCCAGGGTGCCCTGGCGGAACTCGTACATCAGGATCTCGGCCGCCTTCTGCAGATTGACCCGGCCGCCGCTGAGCACGGCGCCGCGTTTGCGGCCCAGCTGCTCCAGCAGCTCCTCGTCGCTGAGCGCGGGATCGACCTCCAGCTTGTAGCGCTCCTGCAGCTGGGTGGCGTAGTGACGGCGCAGATAGGCCAGCAGCTCCACCGCCACTTCCTCTTCCACAAAGGCATTGCGGCCCACGGCGCCGCTGGCGGCCAGATTGAAGCCGGCCTCGGGCACGATGATCTTGGGCCAGAGCATGCCCGGGGTGTCGAAGAGGTAGAAGTCGTTTTCCAGCACCAGCTTCTGCTCCACCTTGGTGATGCCGGGTTCATCGCCCGTCTTGGCGGCGCGCTTGCCCATCAAGGTGTTGATCAGGGTGGACTTGCCCACATTGGGAATGCCGCAGATCAGCACCCGCAGGGGCTTGGCCATGCCGCCGCGGTTGGGCGCCAGCTCGCGGCAGGCCCCCATCAAGGCCTTGGCCGGCGCGGTGATGCTGGCGTCCAGGCCGATGGCCCGGGTCTCGGGCAGGGCGTTGTAGTGGGCCAGCCACTCGGCCGTGCGCGCCGGATCGGCCAGATCCTGCTTGTTCAGCAGCTTGAGGCTGGGCTTGCCCTCGGTGAGCTGGGCCAGCAGGGGGTTGCGGCTGGAACCGGGCAGACGGGCGTCCAGCAGTTCGATCACCACGTCCAGGCCCGCCTTCATGCGTTCCTTGATCGCGTATCGGGTCGAGTTCATATGACCCGGGAACCACTGGATGCTCATCGATGACCTGCTGATGCCGTGCTGCAAAGCCGGGATTGTCTCTGCCCTGGCGTGAGAAATTGGGGGGTGGGTAAGCTTCTTTTCTTCAGATTGCGCTCAAGTTCCGGCTTTTGCGGCCGATCATCGGGGTGTACCTAGCCTGCTGGAGTAGTTTTCATGGCTGTCAGTCTGTCCACCGCCCTGTCCGGCCTCTCCGCGGCCCAGGAGCGGCTGCGCGCGTCTGCGCACAATGTGGCCAACCTCCAGACCCGCGACTTCCGTCCCGAGCAGGTGGAGCTGAGCAGCCTGCCCGAGGGCGGCGTGCAGGCCCAGGTGCAGCGCTCCCAGCAGACCCAGGTCTCGGCCGAGCGCGAGCTGGTGGAGCAGCGCAGCGCCACCTACACCTATGTGGCCAATCTGCGCGTGCTGCAGACTCAGATCCGGGCCGAGGGAAGTTTGCTGGACATCAAGGTTTAAGGTTATAAGAACCCGTTATTTGCTGCGTCGCACAAGCACTCGTTAAAATCGGGGGTTATTACTAGGGCCCCGCTCATGAGTGCTTTCAACGAAGAACAAGTGTTGAGCGTCCGTCACTGGACCGACCGGCTGTTCAGCTTTACCACCACCCGCGACGCCGCCTTCCGCTTCCAGAACGGCCATTTCACGATGCTGGGCCTGAAGGTCGAGGGTCGCCCGCTGCTGCGCGCCTATAGCGTCGCCAGCGCCAATCACGAAGAGCATCTGGAGTTCTTCAGCATCAAGGTGCCGGACGGCCCGCTGACCTCCCGCCTGCAGCATCTGCAGCCCGGCGACAAGCTGCTGATCGGCCGCAAGCCCACCGGCACCCTGCTGATCGACTATCTGCACCCCGGCAAGAACCTGTGGCTGCTGGCCACCGGCACCGGTCTGGCGCCCTTCCTGAGCGTGATCCGCGATCCCGCCACCTATGAGCGCTTCGAGAAGGTCATCCTGGTGCATGGCTGTCGCGAGGTGGCCGAGCTGGCCTACCAGGACCTGATCACCGAGCAACTGCCTCAGGACGAGTTCCTGGGCGAGTTCGCCAGCAAGCAGCTGCTCTACTACCCCACGGTCACCCGCGAGCCCTTCCGCAACCAGGGCCGCATCACCACCCTGCTGGAAGAAGGCAAGATCGAAGCCGATCTGGGCCTGCCCAAGCTGGACGTGGCCAATGACCGCGTGATGATCTGCGGCAGCCCCGGCATGCTCAAGGATCTGAAGACCATGCTGGAAGAGCGCCAGTTCGTCGAGGGCTCGACCCAGACGCCGGGTCACTTCGTGATCGAGCGCGCCTTCGTGGAGCAGTAAGCTCTGGCCGGTGAGCGCAGGCTCACTTCAGGCTGAATGCAAGAAGCCCGCCGCACCGGTCAGACCGGCACGGCGGGCTTTGTCTTTGGGCGGCTGGCGCGCTTACTGATCCAGCCAGAGCTGGTCCAGGTCCTGGAAGCGCCAGGCTTCCGGCGGCTCCACGCCCACGATCTTGTCGCCGGCCGCGGCGTCGGCCAGATCCAGCTCGAAGGCCGGGCTCAGGCGGTGCTGGTCCTCGGCGGTGTAGAAGACCTTGACCCGGGGTTTGAGCAGAGACTCGCGACCCTGGGCCACGATCACCGCCAGGCGATTGGACTGCAGGCGCACCAGGGAGCCCACCGGGTAGATGCCCACCGCCTTGACGAAGTGCTGGAAGATCAGGGTGTCGAACTGGCCCTTGGCCTGGGCCATGAAGCGCATGGCCTCGCCCGGATCCCAGGGGGCGCGGTAGGGGCGGCGCGAGGTCACGGCGTCATAGACATCGCAGATGGCCGCCATGCGGGCCAGGGGCGCGATCTTGGCGCCGGCCAGGGCGTCGGGGTAGCCGCTGCCGTCGATGCGCTCATGGTGGTGCAGCACGGCGTCCAGCACCGCGGCGCTGAAGCCGCCTTCCTTGAGCAGCATGCCGTGCCCCAGTCGGGCGTGGCCGCGCATCAGGGCCATCTCCTCGTCGCTGAGCTTGCCGGGCTTGTTGAGCAGCTCGGGCGCTAGCGCTGCCTTGCCGCAGTCCAGCAGCAGGCCGGCCAGGCCGGCCTCGCGCACCTTGTCGTCGGGCAGGCCCATCTGGCGCGCCAGGCCCACCATCAGGGCGCAGCAGG is part of the Shinella sp. XGS7 genome and harbors:
- a CDS encoding LysR substrate-binding domain-containing protein, whose amino-acid sequence is MHLSLADLRLVDAVAELANLTRAAERVHLSLTAASTRMRAIEAQAGLPLLERQARGVKLTPAGEAFAHHARQMLRQAEALKSELQEYGGGLQGLVRVFANTTAVTEFLPEILAGFLAAHPRVSVGLREHANQEIARGVREGRADLGIAAGTLDTQGLQAFHFATDRLVLVCARRHRLARRARATLAEVLEREPLVGLQEGSTIERFLSRVVQDLGLPAPRLRVQVSSFDAMCRMVEAGVGLGIAPESAALRHQSAGMAIALVPLADDWARRERYLLTRAGQRLPSYAQELIERICAHHGTVWTPTS
- a CDS encoding YbfB/YjiJ family MFS transporter is translated as MENTPPPLRAWQVISGGIAGLVLTIGLARFAYTPLLPLMQAQAGLSDLAAGALAATNYLGYMSGALLAAWLEDPVWRHRLYGWGLLLALASTALMAASSEVWLWALSRYLGGLTGAAGMLLGSGLVLGWLMRAGRRPELGLHFMGLGLGVAVSALGAMLMTRLQLPWSGQWLGFALLGLPLLALAWRWRPPVPPPAAAAQATPGPGRRWLGLMAAMYFCAGWGFVISATFTVAIVERQPQLAGQGPWAWLLVGLAATPAVFLWDRVARLIGDLNALLLAFGLQLVSVLLPALSGSLAAALAGALLYGATFIGLVSLTLALVGRRSPGNPGKAMARLTLSYGVAQVSAPALAGGMAQASGSYQAALWLTAAVLALGMVLLALLRREERRAAP
- a CDS encoding ferredoxin--NADP reductase; translated protein: MSAFNEEQVLSVRHWTDRLFSFTTTRDAAFRFQNGHFTMLGLKVEGRPLLRAYSVASANHEEHLEFFSIKVPDGPLTSRLQHLQPGDKLLIGRKPTGTLLIDYLHPGKNLWLLATGTGLAPFLSVIRDPATYERFEKVILVHGCREVAELAYQDLITEQLPQDEFLGEFASKQLLYYPTVTREPFRNQGRITTLLEEGKIEADLGLPKLDVANDRVMICGSPGMLKDLKTMLEERQFVEGSTQTPGHFVIERAFVEQ
- a CDS encoding EF-hand domain-containing protein, which translates into the protein MSKQHIKRKSGLVALALLSGWAAQSVQAAEPPKSISLEAYHRDVLRSWHALDLNGDGYITRQELRALPRQAQGMLGSLRRADTDGDGRLSFKEVVAARMAAFEAADTDGNDELSPAEIEAYEARLRAERAAQKSQKSNKAEKVDKASPRP
- the ylqF gene encoding ribosome biogenesis GTPase YlqF, with translation MSIQWFPGHMNSTRYAIKERMKAGLDVVIELLDARLPGSSRNPLLAQLTEGKPSLKLLNKQDLADPARTAEWLAHYNALPETRAIGLDASITAPAKALMGACRELAPNRGGMAKPLRVLICGIPNVGKSTLINTLMGKRAAKTGDEPGITKVEQKLVLENDFYLFDTPGMLWPKIIVPEAGFNLAASGAVGRNAFVEEEVAVELLAYLRRHYATQLQERYKLEVDPALSDEELLEQLGRKRGAVLSGGRVNLQKAAEILMYEFRQGTLGRITLETPPEFAQWQARAEIAEQQRLAQAAERKRLRRSG
- a CDS encoding HD-GYP domain-containing protein; this encodes MLKTVPVHQLRLGMYLHQLSGSWISHPFWRSKFLLRDLRDIERIREAGIEAVVIDTEQGLDVAPEPAAGPAPAAPAPAETAPEAVTEHPLPPPHPAIASAGPHFTEALDTARRSMGAVMELFTQARLGQALDAQHCVPVVEDVMGSVSDKPGALISIARLKTLDDYTYLHAVACCALMVGLARQMGLPDDKVREAGLAGLLLDCGKAALAPELLNKPGKLSDEEMALMRGHARLGHGMLLKEGGFSAAVLDAVLHHHERIDGSGYPDALAGAKIAPLARMAAICDVYDAVTSRRPYRAPWDPGEAMRFMAQAKGQFDTLIFQHFVKAVGIYPVGSLVRLQSNRLAVIVAQGRESLLKPRVKVFYTAEDQHRLSPAFELDLADAAAGDKIVGVEPPEAWRFQDLDQLWLDQ
- a CDS encoding zinc-dependent peptidase, which produces MALLIVCGLALALIAGLLALPLLRERRRARLARQPFPQAWRTMLRRRVPLVARLPADLQLRLKQLMLIFLAEKPIIGCAGLQVSDEMRVTIAAQACLPLLGDARGFYPRLRQVLLYPGAFVVDRLAQGAGGVQREERRLLSGESWSQGQVVLSWQDVLEGAADPGDGRNVVIHEFAHQLDQIKGHADGAPPQHDAQARRRWSAVMQAEFQALQARAARGEPGLLSDYGATEPAEFFAVASEVFFEQPLQLAAAHPALYRELASFYKVHPFSW
- a CDS encoding lectin; its protein translation is MSQTPLQNPSSPRPLARRARRFTATTLCVALIAPPAWAEEQTLELRSNGEYVSQKLPAGTRDVELDRQLGGVCRFNRSWGYDLSNMELWVNGGCSARFRVSGEFREEEQSSSSSNAGVAVAAVAAIAGLALLASSRRDKDRNDSNDNNNGDWNGGGGGYARQIRGAGGMCLDIAGRVREGAPAILYGCNNGENQRFEWGRGGELRVGGMCLDVSGGDRSNGAKVIAFRCNGDENQRWRARGNQIRSSMNGKCLDVRDGRIRPGQPVQLWDCHGGENQRWWW